One window from the genome of Mycolicibacterium gadium encodes:
- a CDS encoding TetR/AcrR family transcriptional regulator, whose translation MLETVERRHRRQGSRRDPSIDAAVLAATRRLLVDRGYSATTIDLIASTAQVSRPAVYRRWSSKAQLVHEALFPDLGPEPPADDFVSEITRLCRGALAMYEDPAVREALPGLLSDLRSDRRMRRVISDRLEAAARNQLACRIDAAVAEGTARPGIDADTVMDVIAGGAWYAVCVRHVNDIDAAAAALSELVLRGVLV comes from the coding sequence GTCGAACGGCGTCACCGGCGTCAGGGTTCGCGCCGCGACCCGTCGATCGACGCGGCGGTGCTCGCCGCGACCCGGCGCCTGCTCGTCGACCGTGGCTACTCGGCGACGACCATCGACCTGATCGCCTCCACGGCGCAGGTGAGCCGTCCGGCGGTATACCGCCGCTGGAGTTCCAAGGCGCAGCTGGTGCACGAGGCGCTGTTTCCCGACCTCGGGCCCGAGCCTCCCGCGGACGACTTCGTCAGCGAGATCACCCGGCTGTGCCGCGGGGCACTGGCCATGTACGAGGATCCGGCCGTACGCGAGGCACTTCCCGGTCTGCTCAGCGACTTACGGTCCGACCGCAGGATGCGCCGCGTGATCAGCGACCGCCTGGAAGCGGCCGCCCGCAACCAGCTGGCCTGCCGGATCGACGCCGCGGTCGCCGAGGGAACGGCCCGCCCCGGGATCGACGCCGACACCGTCATGGACGTCATAGCCGGCGGCGCGTGGTACGCGGTCTGCGTACGTCACGTCAACGACATCGACGCCGCAGCGGCAGCACTCAGCGAGCT